In Janthinobacterium sp. 67, a genomic segment contains:
- a CDS encoding MFS transporter — protein MHDQRISISKKVRSPITWVPTLYFAQGLPFYAVALVAGLMFKSMGVPNDLIARWTGLIGFAWVFKSLWSPFLELASSKKTMVVLFQFLGGLSLGLIALALQTPLWFAACIAVLFVAALASSTHDIVCDGLYIASLSDKQQAAYAGWQGAFFNAGKFISLGGLVILAGYLEKKIGIKPAWSVIFLIIGAMMLSLAAYHLWALPQVRNAAVADKSVAGISRTLWDVLVDFLKKPGIWGMIAFIILFRAGEAQVQTIGPLFLREARELGGLGLSTTEVGAVYGTAGTVAFLLGSIGGGYFTSWLGLKRAMFFLILAMNLPNLVFYYLSHSMPTDLTLITAALSVEMFGYGFGFVGLILFMMQVVSVGKYQTAHYAFATGVMQLGFVLFKMISGDIQTALGYKTFFLWVLVSAVPVLILSRFMRIGPKDTSDPSDAGATSAPASAS, from the coding sequence ATGCACGACCAGCGCATCAGCATCAGCAAGAAAGTCCGCAGCCCGATCACCTGGGTGCCCACCTTGTACTTCGCCCAGGGCTTGCCGTTCTACGCCGTGGCCCTGGTGGCCGGCCTGATGTTCAAGAGCATGGGCGTGCCGAACGACCTGATCGCCCGCTGGACGGGCCTGATCGGCTTTGCCTGGGTCTTCAAGTCGCTGTGGAGCCCCTTCCTGGAACTGGCGTCGAGCAAGAAGACCATGGTGGTGCTGTTCCAGTTCCTTGGCGGCCTGAGCCTGGGCCTGATCGCGCTGGCCCTGCAAACGCCGCTGTGGTTCGCCGCCTGCATCGCCGTGCTGTTCGTCGCCGCGCTGGCCTCGTCCACGCACGACATCGTCTGCGACGGCCTGTATATCGCCAGCCTGTCGGACAAGCAGCAGGCGGCCTACGCGGGCTGGCAAGGCGCCTTTTTCAATGCCGGAAAATTCATCTCGCTGGGCGGCCTGGTGATCCTGGCCGGCTACCTGGAGAAAAAAATCGGCATCAAGCCGGCATGGTCGGTCATCTTCCTGATCATCGGCGCCATGATGCTGTCGCTGGCCGCCTACCACCTGTGGGCGCTGCCGCAGGTGCGCAATGCGGCCGTGGCCGACAAGAGTGTCGCGGGCATCAGCCGCACCCTGTGGGACGTGCTGGTCGACTTCCTGAAAAAGCCCGGCATCTGGGGCATGATCGCCTTCATCATCCTGTTCCGCGCGGGCGAGGCGCAAGTGCAGACCATCGGCCCGCTGTTCCTGCGCGAAGCGCGCGAACTGGGCGGCCTGGGCCTGTCGACGACGGAAGTGGGCGCCGTGTACGGCACGGCCGGCACCGTCGCCTTCCTGCTGGGCAGCATCGGCGGCGGCTACTTCACGTCGTGGCTGGGCCTCAAGCGCGCCATGTTCTTCCTGATCCTGGCCATGAACTTGCCGAACCTGGTGTTCTACTACCTGAGCCACAGCATGCCCACCGACCTGACCCTGATCACGGCCGCGCTCAGCGTGGAGATGTTCGGCTATGGCTTCGGCTTCGTCGGCCTGATCCTGTTCATGATGCAGGTGGTCTCCGTCGGCAAATACCAGACGGCCCACTATGCGTTCGCCACCGGCGTGATGCAGCTGGGCTTCGTGCTGTTCAAGATGATCAGCGGCGACATCCAGACGGCGCTCGGCTACAAGACCTTCTTCCTGTGGGTGCTGGTGTCGGCCGTGCCCGTATTGATCCTGTCGCGCTTCATGCGCATCGGCCCGAAGGATACCTCCGACCCATCTGACGCCGGCGCCACATCCGCGCCGGCCAGCGCCAGCTAG
- a CDS encoding carbohydrate ABC transporter permease, whose product MKKRSRPLTTRLHILGHYAVLCAIAVVCVFPFWWTLVTAISTEGNIFAFPPTFWPKAPSFDNFIEVFKAIPIWSFFKNSVLIAVFTVFWKLLLCSLAAYPLARLKFRGRKLVFGLILATLVLPSEVNFLVNFITITQMSLVDTYTGVILPNVVTAVAILLLKQAFEEVPQDLIDAARVDGASEWVIFSRIMLPLITPWLATVGILTAVESWNEYIWPSIVMSKPDEFPLSVGVLYLRGTFGSSTRVIAAGTLITIVPTLLAFLFTQRFFMRGMDGAVK is encoded by the coding sequence ATGAAAAAACGATCCCGTCCCCTGACAACGCGCCTGCACATCCTGGGCCACTACGCCGTGCTGTGCGCGATCGCCGTCGTCTGCGTCTTCCCGTTCTGGTGGACACTGGTGACGGCCATTTCCACGGAAGGCAATATCTTCGCCTTCCCGCCCACCTTCTGGCCCAAGGCGCCCTCATTCGACAACTTCATCGAAGTGTTCAAGGCGATCCCGATCTGGTCGTTCTTCAAGAATTCCGTGCTGATCGCCGTGTTCACCGTGTTCTGGAAACTGCTGCTGTGTTCACTGGCCGCGTATCCGCTGGCGCGCCTGAAGTTCCGCGGCCGCAAGCTCGTGTTCGGCCTGATCCTGGCCACCCTGGTGCTGCCGTCCGAGGTCAACTTCCTCGTCAACTTCATCACCATTACGCAAATGAGCCTGGTCGACACCTACACGGGCGTGATCCTGCCCAACGTGGTGACGGCCGTGGCCATCTTGCTGCTCAAGCAGGCGTTCGAGGAAGTGCCGCAAGACCTGATCGACGCGGCGCGTGTCGATGGCGCGTCCGAGTGGGTGATCTTCAGCCGCATCATGCTGCCGCTGATTACGCCATGGCTGGCCACCGTCGGCATCCTCACGGCCGTCGAGTCGTGGAACGAATACATCTGGCCCTCCATCGTCATGAGCAAGCCCGATGAATTTCCCCTGTCGGTGGGCGTGCTGTACTTGCGCGGCACCTTCGGCAGCAGCACGCGCGTGATCGCGGCCGGCACCCTGATCACCATCGTGCCGACCCTGCTCGCCTTCCTGTTTACCCAACGCTTCTTCATGCGCGGCATGGACGGCGCAGTCAAATGA
- a CDS encoding carbohydrate ABC transporter permease, whose protein sequence is MKLAHRHTVQAWLFLTPALLLLAAFSFWPVGYGSVLAFTDYSLIRETRFVGLDNFRYIFNNEMFVSGLKNSLMFLLMVPFVQVGAIVLAVLVNNRLPGIRLFRAAFYVPVVTTVSVVGIMWGFMFHEQGALNYVMMTLKLVNAPVGWLSNDSLALFAVMFVTLWRGLGWYMVMYLAALQAIPSDMQEAAMLDGANRWQRFWKITVPMLRPTIMLCSILSVLAALKAYQEVDVLTQGGPMNSTFTALYYAYDQGLKHLKLPRALAASFVVSLFCIAIALLCLRYLKPKHR, encoded by the coding sequence ATGAAACTCGCCCACCGCCATACCGTGCAAGCCTGGCTGTTCCTGACTCCCGCCCTGCTGCTGCTGGCCGCCTTTTCCTTCTGGCCCGTCGGCTACGGCTCCGTGCTGGCCTTCACCGACTACAGCCTGATACGCGAGACGCGCTTCGTCGGCCTCGACAACTTCCGCTACATCTTCAACAACGAGATGTTCGTCTCGGGCCTGAAAAACTCGCTGATGTTTTTGCTGATGGTGCCCTTCGTGCAGGTGGGCGCCATCGTGCTGGCCGTGCTGGTGAACAACCGCCTGCCCGGCATCCGCCTGTTCCGCGCCGCCTTCTACGTGCCCGTGGTCACCACCGTGTCCGTGGTCGGCATCATGTGGGGCTTCATGTTCCACGAACAGGGCGCGCTCAACTACGTGATGATGACCCTGAAACTCGTGAACGCGCCCGTGGGCTGGCTGTCGAACGACAGCCTGGCCCTGTTTGCCGTGATGTTCGTCACCCTGTGGCGCGGCCTGGGCTGGTACATGGTGATGTATCTGGCGGCCCTGCAGGCTATCCCCTCGGACATGCAGGAAGCGGCCATGCTCGATGGCGCCAACCGCTGGCAGCGCTTCTGGAAGATCACCGTGCCGATGCTGCGCCCCACCATCATGCTGTGCTCCATCCTGTCCGTGCTGGCGGCTTTGAAGGCGTACCAGGAAGTCGACGTGCTGACCCAGGGCGGGCCGATGAATTCCACCTTCACGGCGCTGTACTACGCGTATGACCAGGGCCTGAAACACTTGAAACTGCCGCGCGCGCTGGCGGCCAGCTTCGTCGTCTCGCTGTTCTGCATAGCCATCGCCCTGCTGTGCCTGCGCTATCTGAAACCGAAGCACCGCTGA
- a CDS encoding ABC transporter substrate-binding protein — translation MTIKRLLAVVACAGLLAPQAWAAEKIEFWTFSMKPKFTPYFNAVVARYEAQNPGVKIEWIDFPWDVIQTKLVTRIVAGTPPALVSLNVPWADEFARDGLLSPVDGLIGEARASYIPSALDDLRFKGRTYGFPMYSNVAVIAFNTAIFKQAGLTRGPASLDEQLAYARQIAQRTGKAGIAPALSKIDGLFMQQGLAVITDNRAVFNSPQHVALVQKLADTYKVGGLLKESLFAEDNFPAVIDAYKGGRLGMLLAPPTAMQRIRGDAKDIYAITDVAPAPLGPTGIADGGWLVHFAIPKGVPARQLPAVGKFARFLTNDENQLAFAKQASVFPTTVKAAADPFFLATPANAGAAEKAVAAGALSMGHARTLYVAGIDDYDELRRSLVKAVEAGVTGKQDVKQALDQAVAIWNRKLATLPRH, via the coding sequence ATGACGATCAAGAGACTGTTGGCGGTTGTTGCCTGCGCGGGCCTGCTCGCGCCGCAGGCATGGGCTGCCGAGAAAATCGAATTCTGGACCTTCAGCATGAAGCCCAAGTTCACGCCGTATTTCAATGCGGTGGTGGCGCGCTATGAGGCGCAGAATCCCGGCGTCAAGATCGAATGGATCGACTTCCCGTGGGACGTCATCCAGACCAAGCTGGTCACGCGCATCGTGGCCGGCACGCCGCCCGCGCTGGTCAGCCTGAACGTGCCCTGGGCCGACGAATTCGCGCGCGACGGCCTGCTCAGCCCCGTCGATGGCCTGATCGGGGAAGCGCGCGCCAGCTACATTCCCAGCGCCCTGGACGACTTGCGCTTCAAGGGCCGCACCTACGGTTTTCCCATGTACAGCAATGTCGCGGTGATCGCCTTCAATACCGCCATCTTCAAGCAGGCGGGCCTCACGCGCGGCCCCGCCAGCCTCGATGAACAGCTGGCGTACGCGCGCCAGATCGCGCAACGCACGGGCAAGGCCGGCATCGCCCCCGCCTTGTCCAAGATCGACGGCCTGTTCATGCAACAGGGCCTGGCCGTCATCACCGACAACCGCGCCGTCTTCAATTCGCCGCAGCACGTGGCGCTGGTGCAGAAACTGGCCGACACCTACAAGGTGGGAGGCCTGTTGAAAGAAAGCCTGTTCGCCGAAGACAATTTCCCGGCCGTGATCGACGCCTACAAGGGCGGTCGCCTGGGCATGCTGCTGGCGCCGCCGACGGCCATGCAGCGCATCCGCGGCGATGCGAAAGACATCTACGCCATCACCGACGTGGCGCCCGCGCCGCTGGGCCCGACCGGCATCGCCGATGGCGGCTGGCTCGTGCACTTCGCCATTCCGAAAGGCGTGCCGGCGCGCCAGCTGCCGGCGGTCGGCAAGTTCGCGCGCTTCCTGACGAACGACGAGAACCAGCTGGCCTTCGCCAAACAGGCCAGCGTCTTTCCCACCACCGTGAAGGCGGCGGCCGACCCGTTCTTTCTCGCCACGCCAGCAAACGCGGGCGCGGCCGAAAAGGCGGTGGCCGCCGGCGCCCTGTCGATGGGCCACGCGCGCACCCTGTACGTGGCCGGCATCGACGACTACGACGAGCTGCGCCGCTCGCTCGTGAAGGCCGTCGAGGCCGGGGTCACGGGCAAGCAGGACGTCAAGCAGGCGCTGGACCAGGCCGTCGCCATCTGGAACCGCAAGCTGGCCACCCTGCCGCGTCACTGA
- a CDS encoding SIS domain-containing protein: MMLKEAISAAECVALQLASDTERYAELGRKLRSTSFSTALTIARGSSDHACNYVAYLIMARLGRVVASLPMSLVTLNKSPLVTRDTLAISISQSGQSPDVVEPIRYFRDGGATTVALVNDIDSPLAHAAEWAMPLRAGKEQSVAATKSFITSLVAGARMVAQWQNDPELLGGLEALPEALLEATRVDWSPAIDVLAPARNIMVVGRGISFPVALESALKFKETSALQAEAFSGAEIKHGPMALIEEGYPLLIFATRGPTQAGLLQLASEMRGRGAKVLLAAPADVAERDLTLPVAATPDLDPIVAIQSFYVMAAKLSAARGMDPDAPRHLSKVTKTN; this comes from the coding sequence ATGATGCTTAAAGAAGCCATTTCCGCCGCCGAATGCGTCGCCCTGCAACTGGCCAGCGACACGGAACGCTACGCGGAACTGGGCCGCAAATTGAGGAGCACCTCATTCTCGACCGCGCTGACCATCGCGCGCGGCAGCTCCGACCACGCCTGCAACTACGTCGCCTACCTGATCATGGCGCGCCTGGGCCGTGTCGTGGCATCGCTGCCGATGTCGCTGGTGACCCTGAACAAATCGCCGCTGGTGACGCGCGACACCCTGGCCATCTCGATCTCGCAATCGGGCCAGAGCCCGGACGTGGTCGAGCCGATCCGCTATTTCCGCGACGGCGGCGCCACCACCGTGGCCCTCGTCAACGACATCGATTCGCCGCTGGCGCACGCCGCCGAGTGGGCCATGCCCCTGCGCGCCGGCAAGGAGCAAAGCGTCGCCGCCACCAAAAGTTTTATTACCAGCCTGGTCGCCGGTGCGCGCATGGTGGCACAGTGGCAGAACGACCCCGAGCTGCTGGGCGGCCTGGAAGCGCTGCCGGAGGCGCTGCTTGAAGCGACCCGCGTCGACTGGTCGCCGGCCATCGACGTGCTGGCCCCGGCCCGCAACATCATGGTCGTCGGACGCGGCATCAGCTTCCCCGTGGCGCTGGAATCGGCCCTGAAATTCAAGGAAACGTCGGCCCTGCAGGCGGAGGCGTTCAGCGGCGCCGAAATCAAGCACGGCCCGATGGCCCTGATCGAAGAAGGCTACCCGCTGCTGATTTTCGCCACCCGCGGGCCGACCCAGGCCGGCCTGCTGCAACTGGCCAGCGAAATGCGCGGCCGCGGCGCCAAGGTCTTGCTGGCGGCGCCCGCCGACGTGGCCGAGCGCGACCTGACCCTGCCCGTGGCGGCCACGCCGGACCTCGATCCGATCGTCGCCATCCAGTCCTTCTACGTGATGGCGGCAAAACTGTCGGCCGCGCGCGGCATGGACCCGGATGCGCCGCGTCACTTGAGCAAGGTCACCAAGACCAATTAA
- the nagA gene encoding N-acetylglucosamine-6-phosphate deacetylase, with protein MSSTIKGNILTPGGWIHGAIAFGERVDSITGDSLHPSNNSDDYILPGFIDLHVHGGAGKDIMEGGDAVYAIAAIHARHGTTSLLATTMTAPPEDIDMALTAIGIAANHRRPNTARVLGAHLEGPYINSGKLGAQPNFARAATLAEIERLQTLAKLRVITVAPEIAGHLDLVRALADAGVRVQIGHTLGSYEDGVAALEHGAMGFTHLFNAMSGLHHREPGMVGAALAHAEYAELIPDLLHVHPGAIKVALRAIPRLYCVTDSTAATGMPDGEYMLGRHAVQKCMGGVRLPDGTLAGSTLTLDQALRNLVGLGLDLADASKRVSTNAADYLGLEERGRLAPGTYADLVVLDRDLKLKAVYIEGEICDLNDA; from the coding sequence ATGAGCAGCACTATCAAAGGCAATATCCTTACCCCCGGCGGCTGGATCCACGGCGCCATCGCCTTCGGCGAGCGCGTCGACAGCATCACGGGCGATTCCCTTCACCCGTCGAACAACAGCGACGACTATATTCTGCCCGGCTTCATCGACCTGCACGTGCACGGCGGCGCCGGCAAGGACATCATGGAAGGCGGCGACGCCGTCTATGCCATCGCGGCCATCCATGCGCGCCACGGCACGACCAGCCTGCTGGCCACCACCATGACGGCGCCGCCGGAAGACATCGACATGGCCTTGACGGCCATCGGCATCGCCGCCAACCACCGCCGCCCGAACACGGCGCGCGTGCTGGGCGCCCACCTGGAAGGCCCGTACATCAATTCCGGCAAGCTCGGGGCGCAGCCGAACTTCGCGCGCGCCGCCACGCTGGCTGAAATCGAACGCCTGCAAACACTGGCCAAGCTGCGCGTCATCACCGTGGCGCCGGAAATCGCCGGCCACCTGGACCTGGTGCGGGCGCTGGCCGACGCCGGCGTGCGCGTGCAGATCGGCCACACGCTCGGCTCCTACGAAGACGGCGTGGCCGCGCTGGAGCACGGCGCCATGGGTTTCACGCATCTGTTCAACGCCATGAGCGGCCTGCACCACCGCGAGCCGGGCATGGTCGGCGCCGCCCTGGCGCACGCCGAATATGCGGAGCTGATTCCCGACCTGCTGCACGTGCACCCGGGCGCCATCAAGGTGGCCCTGCGCGCCATCCCGCGCCTGTACTGCGTTACCGATTCGACGGCCGCCACCGGCATGCCGGACGGCGAATACATGCTGGGCCGCCACGCCGTGCAGAAATGCATGGGCGGCGTGCGCCTGCCCGACGGCACGCTGGCGGGCAGCACCCTGACCCTGGACCAGGCGCTGCGCAACCTGGTGGGACTGGGACTGGACCTGGCCGACGCGTCCAAGCGCGTGTCAACCAACGCCGCCGATTACCTGGGCCTGGAAGAACGCGGCCGGCTGGCCCCCGGCACTTACGCCGATCTGGTGGTACTCGATCGCGATCTCAAACTCAAAGCTGTGTATATAGAAGGAGAAATCTGTGACCTCAATGATGCTTAA
- a CDS encoding GntR family transcriptional regulator — protein sequence MLAKLSAFKPNPASDTPLYMQLANMLSDGIASGDWRANQALPSERVLSDILEISRVTARKAIDMLCDRGMLTRKRGSGTYITPKLEQPLSRLTSFSEELRQRGFTAGSRWLQRDIGSAAPLELLSLGLSPHMPVARLRRLRTADEVVMAIETTTIPALYMPDPQQVTDSLYGYLESRGTIPMRALQHIRAVNATAEQAKLANIKTGEAMLHITRVSYLDNGAAVELTHSYCRSDYYEFVAESRR from the coding sequence ATGCTGGCCAAACTGTCCGCCTTCAAACCCAATCCGGCCAGCGACACGCCGCTCTACATGCAGTTGGCGAACATGCTGTCGGACGGCATCGCCAGCGGCGACTGGCGCGCCAACCAGGCCTTGCCCTCCGAGCGCGTACTGTCGGACATCCTGGAAATTTCGCGCGTCACGGCGCGCAAGGCCATCGACATGCTGTGCGACCGGGGCATGCTGACGCGCAAGCGCGGCTCGGGCACCTACATCACGCCCAAGCTGGAACAGCCGCTGTCGCGCCTGACGAGCTTTTCGGAAGAATTGCGCCAGCGCGGTTTCACGGCCGGCTCGCGCTGGCTGCAGCGCGACATCGGCTCGGCCGCGCCGCTGGAACTGCTGTCGCTGGGCCTGTCGCCGCACATGCCGGTGGCGCGCCTGCGCCGCCTGCGCACGGCCGATGAAGTGGTGATGGCGATCGAAACGACCACCATCCCCGCGCTGTACATGCCGGACCCGCAGCAGGTGACCGATTCGCTGTACGGCTACCTGGAGTCGCGCGGCACCATCCCGATGCGCGCGCTGCAGCATATCCGCGCCGTCAACGCCACGGCGGAACAGGCCAAGCTGGCCAACATCAAGACGGGTGAAGCCATGCTGCACATCACCCGTGTCAGTTATCTCGACAACGGCGCAGCGGTGGAACTGACCCACTCGTATTGCCGCAGTGATTATTATGAATTCGTAGCGGAGTCGCGCAGATGA
- a CDS encoding BadF/BadG/BcrA/BcrD ATPase family protein: protein MIEYIIGVDGGGSGTRVRLARLDGQELAQGQSGPSGLGLGIERAWTSVAHAVTLAFRAAGLEQPSLQRMAIGLGLAGVHNKQWAASFVEHNPGYAHVALESDALTTLLGAHAGQPGAIVAIGTGSVGEVLHADGSRHEVGGWGFPSGDEAGGAWIGMRAINHAQQVVDGRVPGSAFATAIIDACGGQRDAMQVWLAAASQTNFAQLARLVLEHAASNAVAYTILVDAGRQIALIARALDPAGALPVALCGGLAAPLSGYLPAELLQLVVPAQGDSAAGGLRLIRKHLQEQ, encoded by the coding sequence ATGATCGAATACATAATCGGCGTCGACGGCGGGGGAAGCGGTACCCGCGTACGCCTGGCGCGCCTGGACGGCCAGGAACTGGCGCAGGGACAAAGCGGCCCATCGGGCCTGGGACTGGGCATCGAACGGGCGTGGACCTCCGTCGCGCACGCCGTCACCCTGGCCTTCCGCGCGGCCGGCCTGGAACAGCCGTCGCTGCAGCGCATGGCCATCGGCCTGGGCCTGGCCGGCGTGCACAACAAGCAGTGGGCCGCCAGCTTCGTCGAACACAATCCCGGCTATGCCCATGTGGCGCTGGAATCGGATGCCCTGACCACCCTGCTGGGCGCGCATGCGGGCCAGCCGGGCGCCATCGTTGCCATCGGCACGGGCAGCGTGGGCGAAGTGCTGCACGCGGACGGCAGCCGCCACGAAGTGGGCGGCTGGGGCTTCCCATCCGGCGACGAGGCCGGCGGCGCCTGGATCGGCATGCGCGCCATCAACCACGCGCAGCAAGTGGTCGACGGCCGCGTGCCCGGCAGCGCCTTCGCCACGGCCATCATCGATGCCTGCGGCGGCCAGCGCGACGCCATGCAAGTGTGGCTGGCCGCGGCCAGCCAGACCAATTTCGCGCAACTGGCGCGCCTGGTGCTCGAACACGCGGCCAGCAATGCCGTGGCGTACACCATCCTGGTCGACGCGGGCCGGCAGATCGCGCTGATCGCCAGGGCGCTCGACCCGGCCGGCGCCTTGCCCGTGGCCCTCTGCGGCGGCCTGGCGGCGCCCTTGTCGGGCTACCTGCCGGCGGAACTGTTGCAACTGGTCGTGCCGGCACAGGGCGACTCGGCCGCAGGCGGTCTGCGCCTGATCCGCAAGCACTTGCAGGAGCAATGA
- a CDS encoding ExeA family protein — protein MYTHYFQLKQSPFSIAPDPRYLFMSERHREALAHLLYGVGSGGGFVLLTGEIGAGKTTVCRCFMEQIPENCQLAYIFNPKLSVEELLLSICEEFRIAPAPGVASVKGYVDAINTHLLASHAQGKNNVLIIDEAQNLSAAVLEQLRLLTNLETSERKLLQIILIGQPELRAMLARPELEQLAQRVIARYHLGSLTADETASYVRHRLAVAGSTAQTPFAPRLMAQIHALSKGVPRRINLLCDRALLGAYVENQPQVTRQILRRAAEEVFAEEGKPATGRGLRWPHVAGGVLAGAVVTAALAWHFMPRPSAVPAAPAVAASVPAASAVAAAAASAPAPAKVPDRNAVLRQLAALWGEQLPAGDACQAGARAGLRCLHSRGGIAELRVLDRPAMLALRDAQGMEQLALLTRLQDESATLMLDGKQQSLPLAQLAQLAQRSDGSFTTFWRAPRSWRDEVPLGARGVDVDWLAQRLAQQQGLPAPAANLPLDAEMQGLLRAFQQRQNLRADGLAGPKTFIRLMQLGDNAEPRLSSAAPAVAAPAATAMVAGK, from the coding sequence ATGTACACGCATTATTTCCAGCTCAAGCAATCGCCGTTTTCGATCGCCCCCGATCCGCGCTACCTGTTCATGAGCGAACGCCACCGCGAAGCGCTGGCGCACCTGCTGTATGGCGTGGGCAGCGGCGGCGGCTTCGTGCTGCTGACGGGCGAAATCGGCGCCGGCAAGACCACCGTGTGCCGCTGCTTCATGGAGCAGATTCCGGAAAACTGCCAGCTCGCGTATATCTTCAATCCGAAATTGTCCGTCGAGGAACTGCTGCTGTCGATCTGCGAGGAATTCCGCATCGCCCCGGCGCCTGGCGTGGCCAGCGTGAAAGGCTATGTCGACGCCATCAATACGCACTTGCTGGCCAGCCATGCGCAGGGCAAGAACAATGTGCTGATCATCGACGAAGCGCAAAACCTGTCTGCCGCCGTGCTGGAACAGTTGCGCTTGCTGACGAACCTGGAGACGAGCGAGCGCAAGCTGCTGCAGATCATCCTCATCGGCCAGCCGGAATTGCGCGCCATGCTGGCCCGGCCGGAACTGGAGCAGCTGGCGCAGCGCGTGATCGCCCGCTATCACCTGGGGTCGCTGACGGCGGACGAAACGGCCAGCTATGTCCGCCACCGCCTGGCTGTGGCGGGCAGTACGGCGCAGACGCCGTTTGCCCCCCGTTTGATGGCGCAAATCCACGCCTTGAGCAAGGGAGTGCCGCGCCGCATCAATCTGCTGTGCGACCGCGCGCTGCTGGGCGCCTACGTGGAAAACCAGCCGCAGGTGACGCGCCAGATCTTGCGCCGCGCCGCCGAGGAAGTGTTTGCGGAAGAGGGCAAGCCGGCTACTGGACGGGGCTTGCGCTGGCCCCATGTGGCGGGCGGGGTCTTGGCCGGCGCCGTGGTCACGGCCGCGCTGGCCTGGCATTTCATGCCGCGCCCATCCGCTGTGCCTGCGGCTCCTGCCGTGGCCGCCTCTGTGCCTGCCGCGTCCGCCGTGGCGGCTGCCGCCGCATCGGCACCTGCACCCGCCAAGGTGCCGGACCGCAACGCCGTGCTGCGCCAGCTGGCCGCCCTGTGGGGCGAGCAGTTGCCGGCCGGCGATGCTTGCCAGGCGGGCGCCCGCGCCGGCCTGCGCTGCCTGCACAGCCGGGGCGGCATCGCCGAGCTGCGCGTGCTGGACCGTCCCGCCATGCTGGCCTTGCGCGATGCACAGGGGATGGAACAGCTGGCGCTGCTGACGCGCCTGCAGGACGAGAGCGCCACCTTGATGCTCGACGGCAAGCAGCAAAGCTTGCCGCTGGCCCAGCTGGCCCAGCTGGCGCAGCGCAGCGATGGCAGTTTCACGACCTTCTGGCGCGCTCCGCGCAGCTGGCGCGACGAAGTGCCGCTGGGCGCCCGCGGCGTCGACGTGGACTGGCTGGCGCAGCGCCTGGCGCAACAGCAGGGCTTGCCGGCACCGGCCGCCAATCTGCCGCTCGATGCCGAGATGCAAGGCCTGCTGCGTGCTTTCCAGCAGCGCCAGAACTTGCGGGCCGATGGCCTGGCCGGCCCGAAAACGTTCATACGCCTGATGCAGCTGGGTGACAATGCGGAGCCGCGCCTGAGCAGCGCAGCTCCTGCCGTGGCAGCGCCCGCTGCGACGGCGATGGTGGCGGGGAAATAA
- a CDS encoding general secretion pathway protein GspB: protein MSYILEALKKSQAERQLGELPSIHAPQVQLHDGAASGAARRAPVWLALGGVTVAVAAALLFWQPWQAGTAAPAAAPAVLAQAVPAPVPAVVPSVVPAPVPVAVTVPPAATAAPVHHARPVAEPKQESPSPAPTPAVPVPAPAAEEAVPGMRDLPEPIQRQIPPVAIGGYIYSKNPADRLLLVDKVLRHEGEELAPGLVLEKLQPKAAIFSFKGYRYRVPY from the coding sequence ATGTCCTACATACTTGAAGCACTGAAAAAATCGCAAGCCGAGCGCCAGCTGGGCGAGTTGCCGTCAATCCACGCACCGCAAGTGCAGCTGCACGATGGCGCCGCGTCCGGCGCGGCGCGGCGCGCGCCCGTCTGGCTGGCGTTGGGCGGCGTGACGGTGGCCGTGGCTGCCGCCCTGCTGTTCTGGCAGCCTTGGCAGGCGGGCACGGCTGCACCTGCGGCCGCTCCTGCCGTCTTGGCCCAGGCCGTGCCCGCGCCGGTGCCGGCAGTCGTCCCATCCGTCGTCCCGGCGCCTGTGCCGGTGGCTGTGACGGTGCCGCCAGCAGCCACCGCCGCGCCCGTGCACCATGCCCGGCCCGTGGCGGAACCGAAGCAGGAGTCGCCATCCCCCGCTCCTACGCCGGCCGTGCCCGTACCTGCGCCTGCCGCCGAAGAGGCCGTGCCCGGCATGCGCGACCTGCCCGAGCCGATACAGCGGCAAATCCCTCCGGTCGCCATCGGCGGCTATATCTATTCGAAGAATCCGGCCGACCGCCTGTTGCTGGTCGATAAGGTCCTGCGCCACGAAGGCGAGGAACTGGCGCCCGGTCTGGTGCTGGAAAAATTGCAGCCGAAGGCGGCCATCTTCAGTTTCAAGGGCTACCGCTACCGCGTGCCATACTGA